Within the Acidobacteriota bacterium genome, the region CAACTACCAGGGCGGCCTCCTGATCGGGCGGCACCTCGTGGAAGCGACCGGCGGCCGGGCGCGAGTCGCCATTCTCGAGGGGATTCCCGGTCACGAGACGGGCGACTCGCGCATCCGGGGGTTTCGCGAGGCGATCGGCGCGACGCCGGGCATCGTGATCGTGGCCTCGCAGACGGCCAACTGGGAGCGCGAACAGGGGTTCACCGTCTTCCAGAACCTCATGCAGGCGCACCCCGACGTCGACACGGTGTTCGCGTGCAACGACATGATGGCGCTCGGCGCGATCGAGGCCATCGCGGCGGCCCGCCGCACCGGCCGCATCCGCGTGCTCGGCTTCGACGCCGTTCAGGACGCGCGGCGGGCGCTGCAGGCCGGCACCCTGCAGGCGACGGTTGCTCAGTATCCCGATGAGATGGGGCGCGTGGCGGTCGAGACCGCCGTCAGGCGGCTCAAGGGGGAGGACGTGCCTCCCGAGACGGTCGTGCGGATCGGTCTCGTCACCAAGGAGAATGCGGACCAATGACCGCCATGCCTGCGGCGCGTGCGCGCCTGAGTGTCGGGCTGATTGGCCTCGGCCGTCTCGGCCGGGTGTACGCCCGCGACCTGTCGAGCCGCCTCGCCGAGACACGCCTCGCCGCGGTCGCCGACGTCGATGGCCCGACCGCGGACGCGGTCGCCGGCGAGTTCGGCGCGCCCCGTGCGTATCACGATCCACGCGACCTCATCGCCGACCCCACGGTCGAGGCGATCGTCGTCGTCAGCCCCACCCACACGCACAAGGACCTGGTGGTCGCCGCGCTCGAGCGGGGCACACCCACCTTCTGCGAGAAGCCGCTCGCGCTCGGGCTCGACGAGTGCCGGGCGGTCGAGGACGCGGCCGCGCGCTCGGGGACGTTCTTTCAGATGGGATTCATGCGGCGGTTCGACCCGGGGTACGCCGCGGCGAAGCGCCAGGTCGAGGAGGGCCGGATCGGATCCCCGGTCGTCTTCAAGTCGACCTCGCGCGACCCCTTCCGGCCGAGCCTCGAGTACGCCAACCCGGCGAGCAGCGGCGGGATCCTCGTCGACATGGGCATCCACGACTTCGACCTTGCGCGGTGGTTCATGGGTGAGGTCGAAACCGTATCGGCCGTCGGCGGGACGCTCGCGTACCCTGAACTGGCCGAGGTCGGGGATCTCGACAACGCCATCGCGTCGCTCGTGTTCGCCTCCGGCCGGCTCGGCGTCATCGACCTCACGCGCAACGGCTTCTACGGGTACGACATCTCGACGGAACTGCTCGGCACCGCGGGGACGCTGCGCATCGGCTACCTCCGCGAGACCCCCGTCCTGCTGATGACGCAGAACAGCGTGGCGCACGACACCGTGCCGTATTTCATGGAGCGGTTCGAGCGGGCCTACACCCTGCAGTTGCAGAACTTCGCGCAGAACGTGCTGCAGCAGCGCGAGCCGCCCGTGGTCCTGGCCGACGGCGTCGAGGCCCTCCGCGTCGCCCTCGCCGCCACTGCGGCGTGCCGGACCGGGCAGCCCGTGTCGGTGCGCAGCATCAGCTGAGGT harbors:
- a CDS encoding sugar ABC transporter substrate-binding protein, with the protein product MSGVRILWSSLLLGALLGGAACSRDASVSDGRPRVALVLKTLNSPFFIEMARGAEEAARRLDVQLVVQAAEREVDVERQLQIVENVIQARVDAIALTPSGSREAVAAVAKANAARIPVVIVDTRLDARAVAEAGVSIDSFVGSDNYQGGLLIGRHLVEATGGRARVAILEGIPGHETGDSRIRGFREAIGATPGIVIVASQTANWEREQGFTVFQNLMQAHPDVDTVFACNDMMALGAIEAIAAARRTGRIRVLGFDAVQDARRALQAGTLQATVAQYPDEMGRVAVETAVRRLKGEDVPPETVVRIGLVTKENADQ
- a CDS encoding Gfo/Idh/MocA family oxidoreductase; the encoded protein is MTAMPAARARLSVGLIGLGRLGRVYARDLSSRLAETRLAAVADVDGPTADAVAGEFGAPRAYHDPRDLIADPTVEAIVVVSPTHTHKDLVVAALERGTPTFCEKPLALGLDECRAVEDAAARSGTFFQMGFMRRFDPGYAAAKRQVEEGRIGSPVVFKSTSRDPFRPSLEYANPASSGGILVDMGIHDFDLARWFMGEVETVSAVGGTLAYPELAEVGDLDNAIASLVFASGRLGVIDLTRNGFYGYDISTELLGTAGTLRIGYLRETPVLLMTQNSVAHDTVPYFMERFERAYTLQLQNFAQNVLQQREPPVVLADGVEALRVALAATAACRTGQPVSVRSIS